From the genome of Treponema denticola:
ATCTCCGCATCATATTCATCAAGTTTTCGATGGAGGGTTCTTCGGCCTATTCCTAAAATATCGGCTGTCTTGGATTTATTATTATTTTGGTTTGCAAGAGTCTGCAAAATAATTTGCTTTTCGGCTTCGGCCATATTTACTCCCATCGGTATACGGATTGAAGAAGCCTCGGCCTTTTCGCGCAATGTTTCCGGTAAGTCGTCAAAGTGAATTACATTATCGGAGCTCATTACAACGGCACTTTGAATACAGTTTTGAAGCTGCCTTATATTTCCCGGCCAGTCATAATTATAAATTGCAGCTCTTGCACGAGGTTCCATAGAATCTATTTTTTTACCGTTCTCCTCGGCGAAGTCTTTGATAAAGGCAGCAACCAAAAGAGGAATGTCCTCCTTGCGTTCACGCAAGGGAGGCACGTGAATATGAACTACATTCAATCTAAAATAAAGATCTTCCCTAAAATTTCCTTTTTTTATTTCTTCTACCAAATCCCTGTTTGTTGCGGCGATTATCCTTGTATCTACGCTAATAGTTTCAGAACCTCCTACCCTCTCAAACTTTTTTTCTTGAAGAACCCGTAAAAGTTTTACCTGTATCATTTGATTGACTTCGCCTATTTCGTCCAAAAAAAGAGAACCGCCGTTTGCAATTTCAAAACGGCCTCGGCTGCGTTGTACGGCCCCTGTAAAGGCTCCTTTTTCATGACCGAAAAGTTCGGACTCCAAAAGGCTTTCGGCAAAGGACGCACAGTGGACTTGAACAAAGGGCTTATCTTTACGGTTTGAAAGATTATGAATGGCTCGAGCTATCAATTCTTTTCCGACTCCGGTTTCTCCGGTAATTAAGACGCTGGCCTTTGTCGGCGCAACTTTTTTTATATTCTCAAAAACCTTTTCCATAAGAGGACTTTTGCCTATAATATTTTCAAAACTTTGTTTGGTTTCAATGTCATGTAAGAGTGCCCTATTTTGCAGAACAAGGGCCCTGTTTTGTAAGGCTCTTTTTACTAAAAGAAAAAGGCGTTCCAAATCCAAGGGCTTGGTTAAAAAATCATAGGCCCCCATCCTCATGGCTTCAACAGCCGTTTCTACCGTCCCGTGTCCGGTTAAAACAATTACGGGAACCCCCGGAGTTTTTGAAATAACTTCGCGTAAGACCTCTTCACCGCTTATTTCAGGCATTTTTAGATCGGTAATTACAAGATCGACTTCGTCTTTTAAGGCAATATCCAAACCTGTTTTTCCGTTATCGGCAGTAATTACTTCATAGCCTTCATCTTCCAAAGCCATCGCAAGGCCTTCACGAATATTTTTTTCGTCATCAATAACCAAAATACTGAATTTCATTTTATATCCTTTACCGAATCAAAATCGAAAGTTTTATCGGAGAGTAAAAGCATTGCACCCTTACGCTCTATCGGAAGAGAAAATTTAAAACTTGTTCCCATGCCGTAATCCGAATAAACGTTTATGTCTCCTCCATGTTCTTTTATAACCTTATAAGTCATGGTCAGCCCCAAGCCCGTTCCGTCATGTTTTGTCGTAAAGTAAGGCTCAAATATTTTATGCATATCCTCGGGTAAGATGCCCTGCCCTGAATCCGAAATAGTTACAATAATAAAATCGTTTACTGCCTTTGTAGATATATCCAAAAAGCCGCCATTAGGCATTGCGGCTTTTGCATTTGTTAGGACATTCATAAATGCCTGCCGCAAAAATCTTTCATCGCCTTGAATCTTAGGAAGATCCTTTGAAAAGCTAAGAGCAATACTTATACCGCTGTCATTAAACTCGTCAAAAAAAGTATCGTACAGATTCTTTAAAAGAGCATTTATATCTACGGGAACAAATTCGAATTTTAAGGGACGCACGGCAAACAAAAAATCCACCACGATTTTATTGAGCCTTTCAATTTCTTCTTCGATAACGCCTATATGTTTTTGAGCCTTTTGGTTTATGGATAAATTACAAGCCGTAAAATTTTTCTTTAAAAGCTGTAAATGAATGCTGATTGCTGCAAGAGGATTTTTTATCTCGTGAGCAACGGCAGCTGCCACATTTGTAAGGCTTGCAAGATTTTCAAGGCGGCGGTTTTTAATCTCTTCAATTCTTTTTTCGGTAATATCCGCAATCATAATTATCGTACCTTGAATTTTCTTTTCGGTTACCAAGGGAAGAACCGAAACTTCAATATATTTATTTTTACCTTCAGGCTTATCGGCTTTGAGGTTAAACTCTTTTGAAGTTTGTCCGCTTTCATTTTGAATAACCGAAGAAACAAAGTCGGCAATATCCTGAATCTTTATATGTTCCCAGACATTTTTTTCATGGCCTTCTCCTAAAGCGGAACCGCCAAGTGAAGTGCTTCTAAGAGAGGTTCCTCTAAAAGAGGTGCCTAAAATTCTTTCTGCAGCCCTATTCGATTTTATAATCTTATTTTCGGAATCTGCAACTATAACACCGTCATTTAAAGAATCCATTACTGAATCCAATAGAGAATACTCGTTTGCAAGCAGCTTTACAAAGGTACGCAGTTGAGCTTCATTCATGTTTGGGGATTTTTGTATTCCCCTTCTCATAAACTCTCTCATATAAGTTTTTCCTTAATTTCTTCTGCCAAATTTTCTAAAGCGGCTTGAGGCGAGATGTTAAAAATATCTACGGCAGCTTCGGCATTTTTTATTAAAGCCGTTATTTTAAAATAAGATTCAAGTTCCAAGGCGGAACATTCTTCATTTTTTAAGCCGTCTTGTAAAAAAAATTAAAGGCTGTTTAAGAACAAAATATAAATCGTATGAGGTTTACATTTATTTAAAAGATTTACAATGTTTGAAACCGTGCAATTTGAATTGTCATACTTGTTTTTATTTTTGTAATTTGAGATCGAATTATAAAGAGCCGAGGGAAGAATTTTATTTTGCCTGTCTATGAGCAAAAAAACATACTCATAAAATAAGGCTGCCGCATTTTGAATCATACGAAAACTTACCGGTAAAAAACCGTAAAGGTAAGAGCTTAAAAGATTGAACTTACCGAAGGGTTCATGGCAAGGCTCTCCTTTAAAAACCCGTCTTATAACTTCTTCTTGGGATTTTTTATCTCTTTCTTTAAAAGTATAAGTGCGTACCCTTGACAGTATCGTCGGCATAATCGCTCCCCGATGAGCGGTGGTTAAAATAAAGACGGCATAGGAAGGCGGCTCTTCTAAAATTTTTAAAAAAGCATTTCTAGCACCTTCCTGCATCTTATCGGCATTTTCGACAATCAATACTTTTTTTATTCCCGAAGGCATTAGGCGCACCCATGAGGAGGCCTTTCTAACCTGATTTATGGGAATAGTATCGTACATACATTCGTCTTGAAGTTTTGCGGATTTTAAAACAAGAGCTTCCGCAGTTTTGTTAAGCACCTTGTCATCTATAGTTTCGATAGGGCCGGAACATAGATCGGCCAGGAGTTCTTCAATCTCTGCAATGACGGGGGCGGCTTTAACGAATCTTGTTTCATCCGTATCCCAAAGACGGGGATCGAATCGAGCGGTAAGTTTTCTAATAGCCCGCAAAAATAAATATCTCGAAGAAAGAGTTTTTGTTTTTAATAAGGTCTCGCAGGCAGCCTTGATTTCG
Proteins encoded in this window:
- a CDS encoding two-component system sensor histidine kinase NtrB, translated to MREFMRRGIQKSPNMNEAQLRTFVKLLANEYSLLDSVMDSLNDGVIVADSENKIIKSNRAAERILGTSFRGTSLRSTSLGGSALGEGHEKNVWEHIKIQDIADFVSSVIQNESGQTSKEFNLKADKPEGKNKYIEVSVLPLVTEKKIQGTIIMIADITEKRIEEIKNRRLENLASLTNVAAAVAHEIKNPLAAISIHLQLLKKNFTACNLSINQKAQKHIGVIEEEIERLNKIVVDFLFAVRPLKFEFVPVDINALLKNLYDTFFDEFNDSGISIALSFSKDLPKIQGDERFLRQAFMNVLTNAKAAMPNGGFLDISTKAVNDFIIVTISDSGQGILPEDMHKIFEPYFTTKHDGTGLGLTMTYKVIKEHGGDINVYSDYGMGTSFKFSLPIERKGAMLLLSDKTFDFDSVKDIK
- a CDS encoding sigma-54-dependent transcriptional regulator — encoded protein: MKFSILVIDDEKNIREGLAMALEDEGYEVITADNGKTGLDIALKDEVDLVITDLKMPEISGEEVLREVISKTPGVPVIVLTGHGTVETAVEAMRMGAYDFLTKPLDLERLFLLVKRALQNRALVLQNRALLHDIETKQSFENIIGKSPLMEKVFENIKKVAPTKASVLITGETGVGKELIARAIHNLSNRKDKPFVQVHCASFAESLLESELFGHEKGAFTGAVQRSRGRFEIANGGSLFLDEIGEVNQMIQVKLLRVLQEKKFERVGGSETISVDTRIIAATNRDLVEEIKKGNFREDLYFRLNVVHIHVPPLRERKEDIPLLVAAFIKDFAEENGKKIDSMEPRARAAIYNYDWPGNIRQLQNCIQSAVVMSSDNVIHFDDLPETLREKAEASSIRIPMGVNMAEAEKQIILQTLANQNNNKSKTADILGIGRRTLHRKLDEYDAEIKDDTSRMLEGKENQSKKEKVNGKK